The stretch of DNA CTTCTATTTCATGCTCACTGTTTTAACGCGGTTGCTGCTTCTCTAGGAAAGGAAGTAGCAGGACAAAAGTGGCACCTGTATAGGAAAGAATCATGTAGGGGGAAAGCACATTTTAGATTAAGAGATCTCTTATTCCCCAAGACtgccagttttgttttgtttttaaaataaaccctTTTTGGGGACTGTGACATGGCCAGTTAACTTGTCACCTGCAATGTTGCCATCCCAGAGAAGTGccttttcaagtcctggctgctccacttctgattcagctccccatGAATGCATCTGGCAAACCAGAGGAagctagcccaagtgcttggagccctgcaccccttCGGAGACCCAgttggacttccaggctcctgccttcagcctggcccagcattggtccttgcaggtatttgaggaatcaaccagcaggtggaagatctgtcttttcctctccctggctaactctgcctttgaaataaacaaaacaaatctctaaaaaggaaaaacaaatataaaacaacagccaaaaaaaaaaaaaaataatgaatactttcctcttaaaagagagaaaggagaaaagaaagaaaaaaggctttAAAATCACTAACAAGCATGTCTTAATGGCTATAGCTTTGTTAACCTGTTGGCTTCTCTTTGaaggggagactcagaaaaataaatctctagCTAGATGCATTTATTACCCCTCCAACAGGGGTCTGAATACTTTAGGCACATAGAATGGATATGGTATAATCAGCTACCAGGTCAGTGTGCACTACAGTGAACCTGTGACACTTTGTTCTTAACTCTCCCAGATCACCATGTGTGAGTGCAGAGGGACCTTCTCTCAGGAGGTCATCCTAGGTGCCTTCCCTTCTTGCCACTGTGTTCTAAATTCCATAGTGTTTAAATCATCGGCTCCTTTCTCAGAGGTGAAATTTAATGATTTACACTTGAATTCTTTTATCTGTTTGTATCTATGTTACCTATTTATACAGATAAATTTCGGCAAGTGAATGATTTTCTTTCATATTCCAGTAAACATCTTTTTAGATTTCTTGACAATTTTTTTCGTTTTGTAGCCTTCTGTTGTGCTGCTGGGTATTGACTGACTGGCATTTTTAAATCTTACACAGGTGATATTCTTGAATTTCATGGTCCCGAAGgaacaggaaaaacagaaatgcttTACCATTTGACAGCACGATGTATACTTCCAAAATCAGAAGGCGGATTGGAAGTAGAAGTGTTATTCATTGACACGGATTACCACTTTGACATGCTCCGGCTTGTTACAGTCCTCGAGCATAGGCTTTCCCAGAGCTCTGAAGACACCATCAAGCACTGCCTCGGGAGGTTGCGCCTGGTGTACTGTAGCAGCAGCACCCAGCTACTTCTCACGCTGTACTCACTGGAAGCCACGTTCTGTAGCCgtccctctctttgccttttgaTTTTGGATAGCCTGTCGGTGTTTTACTGGATTGACCGGGTCAACGGAGGAGAAAGTGTCAACTTGCAGGAGTCGACCCTGAGGCAGTGTTCTCAGTTCTTAAAGAAACTGGTCCATGAGTATCGCCTGGTTCTCTTTGCAACAACACAAAGCATAATGCAGAAAGCTTCGAAGTCCCTGGAAgacctgcctccctccttcaAAGGGCCCTGTGAGGCAGAGGTGGACTACAGACCCTACCTCTGTAAGGCATGGCAACAGGTGGTCAAACAAAGGATCTTTTTCTCCAAACAAGATGATTCTAAAAGCAGCAACCAGTTTTCACTAGTGTCACGGCATTTGAAAAGTAACAGATTCAGGAAACTCTTTTTTGTTATTACAGAAAGTGGGGTGAAATTTTGTTGAGGCATCTTATAAAATAACCTTTGATCCTGAAACCTCAACTTCTGGGGAAATTTCAGCACACGGTGTATTAAACTGCTACAGTAAAACTTCAGACTACTCTGTGTCTACCTTATTGAAGATAACATGATAATAACAAACTGTGTActaagctttttttaaataaaactgaataaataatatacatattGCAACCTAAATAataatggactttttttttttttaagattttatttttattacaaagtcagatatacacagaggaggagagacagagaggaagatcttccgtccgatgattcactccccaagtgagccgcaatggttcgatgtgccgatccgaagccgggaacctggaacctcttccgggtctcccacgcgggtgcagggtcccaattcactgggcagtcctcgactgctttcccaggccacaagcagggagctggatgggaagtggagctgccgggactagaaccggcgcccatatgggatcccggtgtgttcaaggtgaggactttagccgctaggccacgccaccgggccccaataaTAATGGACTTTTATGATGGTCATATTTTGGGGATTCAATTTAATTATTTagcttaaatgtatttttaatcttgcatcattatttttaacatttaaaagataagtaacattttattttgaatgaaCCCTCATTTGCTTATTTGGTCTCCCATTCCGAGATTATTTTGTTGTTATGAATAGCACTGCAGTTAgcatctttttcctcttcttagtCTGGAAAGCTTGCCTCAGATGCATTGCCAAaacacctcccctcccctctccctcctttgATGTTGatccttttcccttcccttcacCTTTCCCTTTcccatctcttcccttcccttcccttcccttcccttcccttccctttccttttccttcctttctttcctttttccttttttcttccttccttccagcagacacaggtgggccatgttcagggataCAGTGAGCCGGGATAGGGAAAGGTGCGAAAGAGAAAtgtttctactttccatcctGTGTCTAGAGGAAGATGGAAGATGCCTTTCCATTGCCAGCCTTCTGAGCCTGGAAAGGGGAATGAGTACGTGGTGCCACCCCTAGGTACCAGGTAGGTGGAAGTACCTCCTAGGAAGGGATTTGGATTGACATGTAAGTGGACAAGATTACATAGGGcagagcccagcatgatagccttgtggctaacattttcaccttgtatgtgccaggatcccatgtgggcgctgatttgtatcctggctcgtccacttcccatccagctctctgcttgtggcctggggaagcaattgaggacgggccaaaattttgggaccctacacccacatgggagacccagaagaaactcctgactcctggcttcggattggctcaactttggaAGTTACAGCCGCTTAacgagtgaaccattagatggaagatctttctctgtgtctctctgtctctccttctctctgtaaataaaaaaaaaatctaaaaagaaaaaaaaagattacatagGGCAGGGTACTAACTACTTACCTATCCCATCTCATTCCTCCTCACTCGGATTTCTGACTGTTAATCTTAAGGGTTGCTGGGGGATGCAAATTCATCACATCTTCTGTGAAACTTCCTACTGTTGTTCAGGGACATGGGCATTATCCATCCCAGGTTCGGAAATCACTCCCTATCTGATCTACCGGATCCATCTCAGGAGCCAGAGAATTTTCTGTCAGTACCAATTGGCTGTGTCCCCATATGATAGATTCTGAAacaggatggcctgagtgcttggctcCATGTGTCCATGTGGGGGACaaagaggcagctcctggcttctggctttggactcgCTCAGtacaggctgctgcagccatttggggagtgaaccagcagatgaaaaatttctctctctctctaattctgcctttcaaattaaaaaaaaattttttttttttttgtcttttaaaaaggcaattcTGATAAGGGCAGGAGTTCCTGACAGGCTCAGGTGACCAGTATCCATTACACAGAGGGGGCACCAGCAGCAACACTCTGACTCAGGTCCTTCCCGAGTCAGCAAAGCTGGGTGCAATAGCTTCAGGGTGAAACCAGCTTGCATCTTAGGCCCTCTCAAGCCGGACTGGGCTCAGAGGGGCTGGGGTTTCTTACATAATTCTTTAGGAAGATGTGACTTTGAAAAGTATTTctacaatgtggaaataatagtcttatccactttcctgtagcccttgaaccttttttaccctaattatgtaaagactgtcaaaaatataatttaaaaaatatttctgtagtGTTGGTATTTTCTGTATAAGGGATGAAAATAAGGAATTACCTTCCCATCTACCTTTTACTCCAAAAATTATGGCATTCCAGGCCaggcgcagtggcctaacagctaacaTCCTCCTCTTTCAtacctgagatcccatataggcgtcggttctaatccaggcagtcctgctttccatccagctccctgcttctgccctgggaaatcagttgaggacggcccaaattcttgggaccctgcacctgctttccaAATTATCTGATGTTtccaatatatctgactttccaataaaaattaaatcttttcttaaaagttaCAGCATTCTGAATTTCACTAAATTCTGAGATGGAGTTGCATTGTGATTGTGTTTCTGTATGATTTTTCAACATAGGGAAATAGGtaaccatttcagaaactgaaatttcttttgaaatatacATGCTTTTCTTGCTTGAGTAACAATGCCAAAAACATATTGGAACTGCATGTTGTTAgtgtttttgtttacttttaatggagagtcaaatacacagagaggagaagggacaggaagatattccttctgctgactcactccataagtggcagtgacagctggagctaagccattccgaagccaggagccctgagcttttcccgggtctccaacacgggtgtagggtcccaaggctttgggctgccttgactactttcccaggccaaatccggggagctgggtggggccaCCATGATAGGAACTGGCactttcaaagcaaggactttagctgctaggctgccacactgggccctagtgttttcttatctttattttttttaaagatttatttattttattacaaagtcagatatacagagaggaggagaaacagagaggaagatcttccatccgatgattcactccccaagtgagtgcaatggccagtgctgcaccgatctagagccaggaaccaggaacaccctctaggcctcccacgtgggtacagggtcccaaagctttgggctgtcctcgactgctttcccaggccacaagcagggagctggatgggaagtggagctgctgggattagaaccggcgcccatatgggatcccggcgcattcaacgcaaggactttagccaccaggctacaccgccgggcccttatctgtttatttttaccaggcatattttgaaatgaatgatTTCCAGCTTGAAGCCAGACAAGACTAAGTATTTGGTTCAGTGATGGCCACAATGGGGAACGTGCATTTTAAGATCATGTGCAGAAAATACTGCAGTAAAACCACAATTAAAGACAATGTtcgaagaatcaagatggcggaatagggtaagaacacgtttaatcggacggagaaacatttaatcaggatgaagcagagaggacacattctaggaagtaggagagggcagaacaacagcagaggggtacctggaggctgaccgacacaggaaagcagcagacacaacagtgtggtgttgtggtgattgatactccagcagcattcagctaacgatCTGATCTcaaccagcagccggaactccaccaggaaccaggtgggaagggactttcactgggaggtgaacccagacaaagaactgtctgtcctgctggtctgtttgatttgaccaggagcagagacagagcagcaaatcccagacaggcagtgtgagaacagggtggatttcacagcccaatcagccccctagagccaaattgggcgccattttgcttaagggggcaaaggcaagggaaaggactgagcatacacagagctgggagtgaacacatttctgactcagtgacctgcatcaacatggcattctacaggttccgtctaagacaggtctgggtagccctcagatctgacagccagcagatcaagaactctagtagtggtatgtcaggtgccattttgtacactgtggcaaaagctataggactgcagggaacaacagtgaactgtgcatgtgctgagctcgcgagaactcagaGTTCCGTGgaatcgtacgggtcaaaataggtccatgtggcactcagacctaacatccaacaggttccagcaagatcagcgccaccaacaacctaactatataggatacctggtgtctctctaatcctgggacctgctcctaccggaagtgggagaaaggttgtacaggcaacggtgcagcctcagcacagtatcacaggaggtggagattggtgagccaggagttggggctacggagttcttggtggaaatctaacataagaacccagacctggaactcactggaggttgtggcacaagtgggtgcaagcaaagagctgggtaccaactacaataagtaaactcaaactgtagacctgtgggtgacacagcttagaaacctgcccaagaagactttgctaaccagaagtacaatgaccaagaacaaaaggagagacaaaggcacaatgaatattactgaaaactcccctgcaaaggagtaaaaccctatgccaacctcagagttagctgaggaagacattgagaaaatggggcacacagaattcagaaaactcattttaaagcttctgatcaacaatgagaagcacatacaagagttcaaaaaaatttaaggaatattttacacaagcagtagcagcaataaagcaaatcaaggctgatatattagaagttaagaacacagtagagcaaattaaaaatacagtggagagtctccaaaatagaatgaagcaagcagaagaaagaatcttagaattggaaggtatttcctgtcatcaggggaaagcaaacaaaaagctggaagcagagctggatcaggcccctaaaaatattcaagaactgaaagacactattaagaggccaaatataagagttatgggagtcccagaaggtgcagaaagagaaactggttttacaaatatatttagtgaaataataaaggaaaatttcccttatctagagaaagaattgggaaacaagatccaggaggggcacagaactcccaacaggcttgatcaaaagcgatcttcaccaagacacatgatcatcaagctctcttcaattgaacataaggaaaagatccttaaatgtgcacatgaaaaaaaaaaatcaattgacatataaggaatgccaattaaactcacaggagatttctcacaggaaactctgcaggcaagaagagaatggagtgacatattccagattctaaaagaaaaattggtGGCCTAGGATaaaatatccagcaaagctttcctttgtctttgaaaatgaaataaaattcttccacagtaaagaaaagttaaaagaatttgcctcttccaaacctgccctacaaatgatgaagttattctcttgacagagaagaggaatagcacctaacaaaaccaaaggcaaatgtgaagaacgtcccagtaaaatgacaacagaagactaaaccaatgaacaacccattcctaaaatgacaggaccaaagtaccacccatacatattaaccctgaatgtaaatggcttaagctcaatgaaatgtcatagattagtagactggattaaaagacaaaacccctctatttgttgtctagaagagacacatttcaccagcaaaaatcagcagaaactattgcatgggttttgatgttttctgtcagtttcatctcttcaaaacactttcttctgattaaatcattcaatgactcagatcatagagtagcatcattttcttcaagaaggttcttgattttcatttcttcagctacacattagtcatttagtagcatgttattgaacttcatggagttaatttcttttttcttccagatgttgattttgtttttgtagctcttcatttaaggggatgtataaaagctgtgtaatggagacatatgactgtgtatgaagaactataataatgatatagaggcaCTAGGTGGGTGGGGGGGAATTGGCGCTGGGATAAgtgaaataccaggagcctatggaactgtatcataaaataataataataataataatcgtaataaaatgggggaaaagACAATGTTCTTCCTAATGTGGCTGCAGCAGATGCTCTCCACGCCCATCCATGTGCCCAGGATCTGCTGTTGCTCACAATTTTCAAACCCAAGGCTTCTTAGGGTATCTTGGGGATGCCAGGGCCTGCTGGGCTGCATTGAGCAATTCTTAACACTATGAGGAGATGGATTTGGTACATAAATATCCCAGCTTTGTTAGCCCTGAGAGGATACCAAGACATGAGCATGCTTCAGAATGTTTGGGATggctcagcatgatagcctagtggcaaaatcctcaccttgcagctgtaggaatcccatatgggctccagttcatgtcacagctgctccacttcccatccagctccctgcttgtggcctgggagggcagtcgaggacggcccaagaccttggtaTCCTGCAACGGCGTGGGAGAACtgcaagagactcctggctccgggcttctggctttggattggctcagctccggccattgcagccacttagggggtgaaccagtggatgggggaatcttctgtctcttctcaatagcctttctaatgaaaaataaaataaatcttaaccatttatgaaaagtggaattaaaacataaacttGTTTTGTTGCAAACCTTACATTAGTTTTTTCTTCCCCAAGGAAATGTGTATTAGGAAACacctatgcatagattttaaaacTTTCTCTACCAAGagaaacttctttcagatctGTTTAACATGGTTATCTTGAAGAACTTGCAGGTTCTCAGAGTGCCCCCAGTGGGGTGGAAATTTGGTTGTTTACACAGATCATCTATTGATTAACACAAggtttttgctttcttccttcccttctcttacATACCCTCTCTCATAGGCTCGCTTTCTGGGGTCGTTTCCCTTATAAACAATAGATCATTTTATAGGAACTGTTGTTTAGGGAGTGGAGGGGTTAAAGGGAAACTAGATTATCAGCTGACAATCAGAAGTCATCAGACTTAAAATCTTTGTGCAGTACTTGCCTTTCATCCACATTATGAGACGTAAAACAGCTGTGGTCTAGTTGGCAGTCAGGTTCACTTACATTGGGTGGTAATACTGTTCCCACCCTTACACCTGCATAGTCTCCCACTAACTGATGTTATGTTTACTATGAGGTTAAATATTTTATGCATAGTGTAtcattttgcaatttttatttttgtgtatttttgttacaaaagttTTAAATTACATACAAGTAATTtggaagtatttttaaattggGAAATGTGCTAATTTTTCTCCGGTCAGTAAAAACTATTACCATGTTCTAGAATGCCACTTTTAGCTCCTGTGAAAAAGATAGAAAAACTCAGTTGCCTTCTACTATAGAGAATCAAGCTTACAGTGCAGTGACAAATGTACATGAAAAGCTTAGCAAGTCTATGCAGGAGTCTGTCTAGCCTTGAATATGATAggctttttcatttctcctttgtaTAAATGAAGTATTAATTTAATGGGCTGTTATTCACAGATTTATCACTTATTCaggaagataatttaaaaataatgagctTTTATATTAACTTAAATTATCAATTGTATGTTAATGTGTCAGACCAAAGACTTAGTTATCTTAAATAGATTTTTATCTGGCATTTTAGAAGGAATTAAGAACACTGGttgataaaaaaatttattttaagctaAAAGTTATAGTAATAAGACTTTGTAAGCGCTGTGAACATTTATAggaaaaattgcttttaaatctACAACGATAGAAAGGGCACATCAAGTTACATAAATAGGAGATATCGGGGACACTGGACACAACTCAGTATGTAATAACAACAAGTGATTACCAAGCCTAAAGgatcatgtgtttatttgaaattagagacaaaaagcaagagagaaatatcttccacctgctgatttcctTTCTCCCCAGATGACCAGCAGTGGGCCACACCAAAACCagcagcttcattcaggtctcccatgtgaattgcAGCCATCCAAACAATTGAGCCAGCTTTGGCTGgaaattagcagagagctggactggaagtggagcagctggatcacaaaccagtgtccatgtgggatgctggcatcacaggcagtaactttatgcactacaccacaacacctgccccatccCATTTATTTATCTTGTTGGCCTACAGAAAGTGGGGATTGTGAAATCTTTGCTGTAAGCAGTTATCTCAGGCACTGAGAATATAGATGAAAAAAAGCTTGAGAAAAGCAGTTCAGTCGCCTAATGAATGTTTTGCAGGATTAAGATAGTGCTTGCTTTATCCCTTTCTTTGTATAAAAATTTCAGCTATTAAATGctgtatattaatattttaaaatttgttgtaaATTATTCTGCTCCATAGATTACTTAAGAATAAcgatagggcctggtgtgatagccaagtggctaa from Ochotona princeps isolate mOchPri1 chromosome 25, mOchPri1.hap1, whole genome shotgun sequence encodes:
- the XRCC2 gene encoding DNA repair protein XRCC2, translated to MCSDFRRSESGTELLARLEGRSSLKEIEPCLFADEESPVCGDILEFHGPEGTGKTEMLYHLTARCILPKSEGGLEVEVLFIDTDYHFDMLRLVTVLEHRLSQSSEDTIKHCLGRLRLVYCSSSTQLLLTLYSLEATFCSRPSLCLLILDSLSVFYWIDRVNGGESVNLQESTLRQCSQFLKKLVHEYRLVLFATTQSIMQKASKSLEDLPPSFKGPCEAEVDYRPYLCKAWQQVVKQRIFFSKQDDSKSSNQFSLVSRHLKSNRFRKLFFVITESGVKFC